Proteins from a single region of Streptomyces spectabilis:
- a CDS encoding HAMP domain-containing sensor histidine kinase — MRPLLRLRRGRTSLRWKIAALAAATAFLVVAAVGVFVHVWTGRDIRDRADARAVNSVYSAMDVYRRTGTLVDGARLDPAGLPAALRDPADGDRHTAYDGRVEGNVGPSVWAAQRVAGPGSPVLAFQVNMSNDLHTLRRLDATMTVASLLALAAAAPLAVHGAGLLARRLRRVSETAGRISAGDLDARTGPTKGRDEVAEIAATVDRMADSLGRRLRTERQFTADVAHELRTPVGGLLAAADLLPPGETEDLLRARVRDLRGLVEDLLEISRLDAGAEQPVRARVPLGAVVAEAVTRTGHATEVTDATAVGVHGTAGDPTVETDPRRLERIVSNLVSNAHRHGAAPVHVTVEERTVVVRDHGPGFPDDLLRHGPRRFHTGATERGSGHGLGLTIALGQARLLGAELRLDNAPDGGAVATLRLPD; from the coding sequence GTGCGTCCACTCCTTCGGCTCCGGCGGGGCCGCACCTCCCTGCGCTGGAAGATCGCCGCCCTCGCCGCCGCCACCGCCTTCCTGGTCGTGGCCGCGGTGGGCGTGTTCGTGCACGTGTGGACCGGGCGGGACATCCGCGACCGGGCCGACGCGCGGGCCGTGAACAGCGTCTACTCGGCCATGGACGTCTACCGGCGTACGGGAACCCTGGTGGACGGGGCGCGGCTGGATCCGGCCGGACTGCCCGCGGCGCTGCGCGACCCGGCCGACGGCGACCGGCACACGGCGTACGACGGACGCGTCGAAGGAAACGTGGGGCCGAGCGTCTGGGCCGCCCAGCGCGTGGCGGGGCCGGGCAGCCCGGTGCTCGCCTTCCAGGTCAACATGAGCAACGACCTCCACACCCTGCGCCGGCTCGACGCGACCATGACGGTGGCCTCGCTGCTCGCGCTCGCCGCGGCCGCGCCCCTCGCGGTCCACGGCGCCGGGCTGCTCGCCCGGCGGCTGCGGCGGGTCTCCGAGACCGCGGGCCGCATCTCGGCCGGGGACCTCGACGCGCGCACCGGACCCACCAAGGGGCGCGACGAGGTGGCCGAGATCGCCGCCACCGTCGACCGCATGGCCGACTCGCTCGGCAGACGGCTGCGCACCGAGCGGCAGTTCACCGCGGACGTGGCCCACGAGCTGCGCACGCCCGTCGGCGGCCTCCTGGCCGCCGCCGACCTGCTGCCGCCGGGCGAGACGGAGGACCTGCTCCGGGCCCGGGTACGGGATCTGCGCGGCCTGGTCGAGGACCTCCTGGAGATCTCCCGCCTGGACGCCGGGGCCGAACAGCCGGTCCGCGCCCGGGTGCCGCTCGGGGCCGTCGTCGCCGAGGCCGTGACGCGCACCGGCCACGCGACCGAGGTCACGGACGCCACCGCGGTGGGCGTGCACGGCACGGCGGGCGATCCGACGGTGGAGACCGACCCCCGCCGTCTGGAGCGCATCGTCAGCAACCTCGTCAGCAACGCCCACCGGCACGGGGCCGCTCCGGTTCACGTCACCGTCGAGGAGCGCACGGTCGTCGTCCGCGACCACGGCCCCGGCTTCCCCGACGACCTGCTGCGCCACGGCCCCCGCCGCTTCCACACCGGCGCGACGGAGCGCGGCTCGGGCCACGGTCTCGGCCTCACCATCGCCCTGGGACAGGCCCGGCTGCTCGGCGCCGAACTGCGCCTGGACAACGCCCCGGACGGCGGCGCCGTCGCCACGCTGCGCCTGCCCGACTGA
- the cseB gene encoding two-component system response regulator CseB, giving the protein MRRSFAVALERYGYAVGVAADGLTGLELFRDESFDLLILDVMLPGLDGIGLCRRVRETSLVPVLMMSARGDGLDVVAGLEAGADDYVVKPVDTYVLVARIRSLLRRATYAPVPAPGNTAAEARPPEGHALVFGDLTIDTEGMEVAVAGSPVALTPTELKLLLEFAARPGVVLERHTLLRDVWEYGWDGDSRVVDLCVQRLRRKLGRDRIETVRGFGYKLRR; this is encoded by the coding sequence ATGCGCCGGTCCTTCGCCGTCGCCCTCGAGCGCTACGGGTACGCGGTGGGCGTCGCGGCCGACGGCCTCACGGGCCTCGAACTGTTCCGCGACGAGAGCTTCGACCTGCTGATCCTGGACGTGATGCTGCCGGGGCTCGACGGGATCGGCCTGTGCCGCAGGGTCCGCGAGACCAGCCTGGTGCCCGTCCTGATGATGTCCGCCCGCGGCGACGGACTCGACGTCGTCGCCGGCCTGGAGGCCGGGGCGGACGACTACGTGGTCAAGCCCGTCGACACGTACGTCCTCGTGGCCCGCATCCGCTCGCTGCTGCGGCGGGCGACCTACGCGCCCGTCCCGGCACCCGGGAACACCGCGGCTGAAGCGCGGCCGCCCGAGGGACACGCGCTGGTGTTCGGCGACCTGACCATCGACACCGAGGGCATGGAGGTGGCCGTCGCCGGAAGCCCGGTGGCGCTGACCCCGACCGAACTGAAGCTGCTCCTGGAGTTCGCCGCGCGCCCGGGCGTCGTCCTGGAGCGGCACACCCTGCTGCGGGACGTGTGGGAGTACGGCTGGGACGGCGACAGCCGCGTCGTGGACCTGTGCGTGCAGCGGCTGCGCAGGAAGCTGGGCCGGGACCGCATCGAGACGGTCCGCGGCTTCGGCTACAAGCTGCGGCGCTGA
- a CDS encoding sigma factor, protein MDEHRELTYDSLDEAADAFQRLRPRLFGIAYRVLGSVSEAEDVVQDVWVRWQGADRGAVLDAGAFLAKITTRLAINVAQSARVRREAYVGPWLPEPVDTSVDPQLGAERGEAVELAVLLVLQKLNPVERAAYVLREAFDYAYDDIAGMLRLSPANTRQVVSRARKHLAAERREPVEAAQHRRLLEAFVAAARDGDVAALEDVLSADVVSYADGNGMRGVARLEVVGAGRVARVTSFAKKFFPGTEYVLVEANGLPSLLLVRDGTAVALVSVTVGPDGIDGLYWVLAPDKLRAYERSVRARTGRS, encoded by the coding sequence ATGGACGAGCACCGGGAGCTCACCTACGACTCGCTGGACGAGGCGGCGGACGCCTTCCAGCGGCTGCGGCCCCGCCTCTTCGGCATCGCGTACCGCGTCCTGGGCAGCGTGTCCGAGGCCGAGGACGTGGTCCAGGACGTGTGGGTGCGCTGGCAGGGCGCCGACCGGGGCGCGGTCCTGGACGCGGGGGCGTTCCTCGCGAAGATCACCACGCGGCTCGCGATCAACGTGGCGCAGTCGGCGCGGGTGCGCCGCGAGGCCTATGTGGGGCCTTGGCTGCCGGAGCCCGTGGACACCAGCGTGGACCCACAGCTCGGCGCGGAGCGCGGCGAGGCCGTCGAGCTGGCCGTGCTCCTCGTCCTGCAGAAGCTGAACCCCGTGGAGCGGGCGGCCTATGTGCTGCGGGAGGCGTTCGACTACGCCTACGACGACATCGCGGGCATGCTGCGGCTGAGCCCGGCCAACACGCGGCAGGTCGTCAGCCGGGCCCGCAAGCACCTGGCCGCCGAGCGCCGCGAACCCGTCGAGGCGGCGCAGCACCGGCGGCTCCTGGAAGCCTTCGTCGCCGCCGCGCGCGACGGTGACGTCGCCGCGCTCGAGGACGTCCTGTCGGCCGATGTCGTCTCCTACGCGGACGGCAACGGCATGCGGGGCGTGGCCCGTCTCGAGGTCGTGGGCGCCGGGCGCGTGGCGCGCGTCACCTCTTTCGCCAAGAAGTTCTTCCCCGGCACCGAGTACGTCCTGGTCGAGGCCAACGGCCTGCCCAGCCTGCTGCTCGTCCGGGACGGGACCGCCGTCGCCCTGGTGAGCGTCACGGTGGGTCCGGACGGAATCGACGGCCTCTACTGGGTCCTGGCGCCCGACAAGCTGCGGGCGTACGAGCGGTCGGTACGCGCGCGCACCGGCCGGTCGTAG
- a CDS encoding SDR family oxidoreductase: MKIVVIGGTGLIGSQVVALLRDRGHEVVAAAPSTGVDTFTGDGLAPALKGADVVVDVSNSPSFEADAALDFFTRAARNVTAAERDAGVRHHVALSIVGVDQVPDYGYYRAKVAQEEAVRAGGVPYSIVRATQFFEFVGPVMDMSTQGEEVRLPSLRLRPIASADVAAAVADAAQGAPSNGVRDIAGPEVHRLDRLGEIALTAKPDGRSVVTDETASLFAGFPDGVLTGDATVHPAATRYEDWLRRN, translated from the coding sequence ATGAAGATCGTGGTCATCGGCGGTACGGGGCTCATCGGCTCCCAGGTGGTCGCGCTGCTGCGCGACCGAGGTCACGAGGTCGTGGCGGCCGCCCCCTCCACGGGTGTCGACACCTTCACCGGCGACGGCCTGGCCCCGGCCCTCAAGGGCGCGGACGTGGTCGTGGACGTGTCGAACTCCCCGTCCTTCGAGGCCGACGCGGCCCTCGACTTCTTCACGCGCGCGGCACGGAACGTGACCGCCGCGGAGCGCGACGCGGGCGTCCGCCACCATGTCGCGCTCTCCATCGTCGGCGTCGACCAGGTGCCCGACTACGGCTACTACCGGGCCAAGGTCGCCCAGGAGGAGGCCGTGCGCGCCGGCGGCGTGCCGTACAGCATCGTGCGCGCCACCCAGTTCTTCGAGTTCGTAGGCCCGGTGATGGACATGTCCACCCAGGGCGAGGAGGTGCGCCTGCCCTCGCTCCGGCTGCGCCCGATCGCCTCCGCCGACGTCGCCGCGGCCGTGGCCGACGCGGCGCAGGGCGCGCCGTCGAACGGCGTGCGCGACATCGCGGGCCCCGAGGTCCACCGGCTCGACCGGCTCGGCGAGATCGCCCTGACGGCCAAGCCCGACGGCCGCTCCGTCGTCACCGACGAGACCGCCAGCCTGTTCGCGGGCTTCCCCGACGGCGTGCTCACCGGCGACGCCACGGTGCACCCCGCCGCCACCCGCTACGAGGACTGGCTCCGGCGGAACTGA
- a CDS encoding carboxymuconolactone decarboxylase family protein, whose amino-acid sequence MTARLNFFTNAVAMKFARHLVAADRALAESGLPAATQELVKLRASQINGCGFCVDMHSKDAAHAGETATRLNLVAVWREATVFTEAERAALELTEQGTRIADAAGGVTDEAWADAAKHYDEDQLAALVCAIALINAFNRGNVIIQQPAGGYEPGRLH is encoded by the coding sequence ATGACTGCTCGCTTGAACTTCTTCACCAACGCCGTCGCGATGAAGTTCGCCCGCCACCTCGTCGCGGCGGACAGGGCGCTCGCGGAGTCGGGCCTCCCCGCCGCCACCCAGGAGCTGGTGAAGCTCCGCGCCAGCCAGATCAACGGCTGCGGCTTCTGCGTCGACATGCACTCCAAGGACGCCGCGCACGCCGGGGAGACCGCGACGCGCCTGAACCTGGTCGCGGTCTGGCGCGAGGCGACCGTGTTCACCGAGGCCGAGCGGGCCGCCCTGGAGCTCACGGAGCAGGGCACCCGCATCGCCGACGCGGCGGGCGGGGTCACCGACGAGGCCTGGGCCGACGCCGCCAAGCACTACGACGAGGACCAGCTCGCGGCCCTGGTGTGCGCCATCGCGCTCATCAACGCCTTCAACCGGGGGAACGTCATCATCCAGCAGCCCGCCGGCGGCTACGAGCCCGGCCGGCTGCACTGA
- a CDS encoding RidA family protein, whose amino-acid sequence MAITLVNPTGLPEVDAYRQVSIATGSKLVFIAGQVAWDAEGVTVGEGDLAAQVEQCYLNVGTALAAAGGSFDDVAKLTVHVVDWRPDKMPLLLEGIARAAAKLGVTPVAPGTLLGVAALDVPDHLVEVEATAVID is encoded by the coding sequence ATGGCCATCACTCTCGTCAACCCCACCGGACTGCCCGAGGTCGACGCCTATCGGCAGGTGTCGATCGCGACGGGGTCGAAGCTGGTCTTCATCGCCGGGCAGGTCGCCTGGGACGCCGAGGGAGTGACGGTCGGCGAGGGCGACCTCGCGGCCCAGGTCGAGCAGTGCTACCTCAACGTCGGCACCGCCCTGGCCGCGGCCGGCGGCTCCTTCGACGACGTGGCGAAGCTGACCGTCCACGTCGTCGACTGGAGGCCCGACAAGATGCCCCTCCTTCTGGAGGGGATCGCCCGCGCCGCCGCGAAGCTGGGGGTGACTCCGGTGGCGCCGGGCACGCTCCTCGGCGTCGCGGCCCTGGACGTGCCCGACCATCTCGTCGAGGTCGAGGCCACGGCCGTCATCGACTGA
- a CDS encoding GNAT family N-acetyltransferase, with protein MHWDEKRLLAAEVDAVHGLVPGSGDPPRVRDPTVLAVWAWSPRARLLALGPGAPREGSAGAAAIDGGPSWVFPAHVDVPPAPLPVVVSTPEGRRAARRLIRPGNWRPGEWGELIGGRLGEWAMAVHGREPVSICHTPAAGVTAAEAGIWTRPDFRGRGLAPACVAAWSHRERRNKEVLFYSTTDTNHASQSVARRLGLRRLGWIWTAR; from the coding sequence ATGCACTGGGACGAGAAGCGCCTCCTGGCGGCGGAGGTCGACGCGGTCCACGGCCTCGTGCCCGGCTCCGGTGACCCCCCGAGGGTCCGCGACCCGACGGTGCTCGCCGTGTGGGCCTGGTCGCCGCGGGCGCGGCTGCTGGCGCTCGGGCCCGGTGCGCCGCGCGAGGGCAGCGCCGGAGCGGCGGCCATCGACGGCGGGCCGAGCTGGGTCTTCCCGGCGCACGTCGACGTGCCGCCCGCCCCGCTGCCCGTCGTCGTGTCCACCCCCGAAGGGCGGCGCGCCGCGCGGCGGTTGATCCGCCCCGGTAACTGGCGGCCCGGCGAGTGGGGCGAACTGATCGGCGGGCGCCTCGGGGAGTGGGCCATGGCCGTCCACGGCAGGGAGCCGGTGTCGATCTGCCACACGCCCGCCGCCGGTGTCACCGCCGCCGAGGCGGGCATCTGGACGCGCCCGGACTTCCGCGGCCGCGGCCTCGCCCCCGCCTGCGTCGCTGCCTGGTCCCACCGCGAGCGCCGGAACAAAGAAGTGCTCTTCTACAGCACCACCGACACCAACCACGCCTCCCAGTCCGTCGCCCGCCGCCTGGGCCTGCGCCGCCTCGGCTGGATCTGGACCGCACGGTGA
- a CDS encoding DUF6191 domain-containing protein, which yields MTVWLMSFPAFACLLALFALVETAWRWFAGLGLIPWLRRRAGRSLSNIAFDEFTAVVNGNKTAELEQRRVELLRRDDESDGAPPRSSVDLTHGTAFIVAPREADSP from the coding sequence GTGACGGTGTGGCTCATGTCGTTCCCGGCGTTCGCGTGTCTGCTGGCCTTGTTCGCCCTGGTGGAGACCGCGTGGCGGTGGTTCGCGGGCCTCGGCCTGATTCCGTGGCTGCGCAGGCGCGCGGGGCGCTCGTTGTCGAACATCGCCTTCGACGAGTTCACGGCGGTCGTGAACGGGAACAAGACCGCGGAGCTGGAGCAGCGGCGGGTGGAACTGCTGCGGCGGGACGACGAGAGCGACGGTGCGCCGCCTCGCTCGAGCGTCGACCTGACCCACGGCACCGCGTTCATCGTGGCGCCACGGGAAGCGGACAGCCCATGA
- a CDS encoding winged helix DNA-binding domain-containing protein produces MTALPGVTAAERRSRLVQRHLLTAATRAASAREVAHALTGLHATDPATVFLAAAARMRAPTVAAVDAALYDLPAGPGTEPDLARVRCMRRTMFVVPAPLAPAVWHATAKSNDPHRADATAKLRETLGWDERRYADVERALLDALAARGEATAAELAADVPDLREQFVVNPGKSYASRQRASSPVLGVLAAEGRVRRSRPAGSWTSAQFRWAPARPLPPLPAAEARAELARRYLAAFGPVTVDDLKWWTGWTLTATRAALAAVAAQAVEIDEGTGHVLPDDVDPLPAAAPEVALLPGLDPTAMGWRHRDWYLDPAHTPELFDRNGNIGPTVWWGGRVIGAWSQTSDGHLRHRLLADPGREARVAVEEAVGRLAAFLDGTRVTPCYRTPLERRLSGG; encoded by the coding sequence ATGACCGCCCTGCCCGGCGTCACCGCCGCCGAACGCCGCTCCCGCCTGGTCCAGCGGCACCTGCTCACCGCCGCCACCAGGGCCGCCTCCGCCCGGGAGGTCGCGCACGCCCTGACCGGCCTGCACGCCACCGACCCGGCGACGGTGTTCCTCGCGGCGGCCGCCCGTATGCGGGCCCCCACGGTCGCCGCCGTCGACGCCGCGCTCTACGACCTGCCCGCGGGGCCCGGCACGGAGCCGGACCTCGCGCGCGTACGGTGCATGCGCCGCACCATGTTCGTGGTCCCGGCCCCACTCGCCCCGGCCGTCTGGCACGCGACCGCCAAGAGCAACGACCCGCACCGCGCCGACGCCACGGCGAAACTGCGCGAGACCCTGGGCTGGGACGAGCGGCGCTACGCCGACGTGGAACGCGCCCTCCTCGACGCCCTCGCGGCGCGCGGCGAGGCCACCGCCGCCGAACTGGCCGCCGACGTACCGGACTTGCGCGAACAGTTCGTCGTCAACCCCGGGAAGTCCTACGCGTCGCGACAGCGGGCCAGTTCACCGGTGCTCGGCGTGCTGGCCGCCGAGGGGCGGGTGCGGCGCTCCCGGCCTGCCGGCTCGTGGACCTCCGCGCAGTTCCGCTGGGCACCGGCGCGGCCGCTGCCGCCGCTGCCCGCCGCCGAAGCCAGGGCCGAACTGGCGCGCCGCTATCTGGCGGCCTTCGGACCGGTCACCGTCGACGACCTGAAGTGGTGGACGGGCTGGACGCTCACCGCCACCCGCGCCGCGCTCGCGGCCGTCGCCGCGCAGGCCGTCGAGATCGACGAGGGCACGGGCCACGTGCTGCCCGACGACGTGGACCCGCTGCCCGCCGCCGCGCCGGAAGTCGCGCTCCTTCCCGGGCTCGACCCCACGGCGATGGGCTGGCGCCACCGCGACTGGTACCTCGACCCGGCGCACACGCCCGAACTCTTCGACCGCAACGGCAACATCGGGCCCACGGTCTGGTGGGGCGGCCGCGTCATCGGCGCCTGGTCCCAGACCTCCGACGGACACCTGCGCCACCGCCTCCTCGCCGACCCGGGCCGCGAGGCCCGGGTGGCCGTCGAGGAAGCCGTCGGCCGCCTGGCCGCCTTCCTCGACGGCACCCGCGTCACCCCCTGCTACCGCACCCCGCTCGAACGCCGCCTGAGCGGCGGGTGA
- a CDS encoding VOC family protein produces MTSTDTTGTPLAGKIICQALWAEDGRRLADFYAAALGTEVSATFPDEHGTDVAFAFYVGEAMHLFYTSASFTAPNWPEDPLPFHMDLVFDDARAAEERLLELGATKPDFQPGGEHWTVLFDPSGQPFCVHGAR; encoded by the coding sequence ATGACCAGCACCGACACCACCGGCACCCCGTTGGCGGGGAAGATCATCTGCCAGGCCCTGTGGGCCGAGGACGGCCGCCGGCTCGCCGACTTCTACGCCGCCGCCCTCGGCACCGAGGTCAGCGCCACCTTCCCCGACGAGCACGGCACCGACGTCGCCTTCGCGTTCTACGTGGGCGAGGCCATGCACCTCTTCTACACGAGCGCGTCCTTCACGGCCCCCAACTGGCCCGAGGATCCGCTGCCCTTCCACATGGACCTCGTCTTCGACGACGCGCGGGCCGCGGAGGAGCGCCTCCTGGAACTGGGCGCGACCAAGCCCGACTTCCAGCCCGGCGGCGAGCACTGGACCGTCCTCTTCGACCCGTCCGGCCAGCCGTTCTGCGTCCACGGCGCCCGCTGA
- a CDS encoding NADPH-dependent F420 reductase — protein sequence MKIAVLGTGGGAREHTAKLVELGHEVFVGTRDPEATLARTEPDMMGNAPYGQWLADHPGVTLLSFGDAAAAAGEVVINGIDGHNAVAALTGIATSLSGKTLIDYAVPFVYQHEAEHPWPTPWGVMPKLDPCDTDSLGERIQRALPEAKVVKSFVTQEQSTVVNPKAVGDGDHTMFVASDHDDAKRTVTELLQSYGWTDILDLGPLVCSRGMEMYAHMHSAIGFGLGQQFGGHFGVKVVR from the coding sequence ATGAAGATCGCAGTTCTCGGTACCGGCGGCGGTGCCCGTGAGCACACCGCCAAGCTCGTCGAGCTCGGCCACGAGGTGTTCGTCGGCACCCGCGACCCGGAGGCCACCCTGGCCCGCACCGAGCCCGACATGATGGGCAACGCGCCCTACGGCCAGTGGCTCGCCGACCACCCCGGTGTCACCCTGCTGAGCTTCGGCGACGCCGCCGCGGCCGCCGGCGAAGTCGTCATCAACGGCATCGACGGGCACAACGCCGTCGCCGCCTTGACGGGCATCGCCACCAGCCTGAGCGGCAAGACCCTCATCGACTACGCCGTGCCGTTCGTCTACCAGCACGAGGCCGAGCACCCCTGGCCCACGCCGTGGGGCGTCATGCCGAAGCTCGACCCCTGCGACACCGACAGCCTCGGCGAGCGGATCCAGCGCGCCCTGCCGGAGGCGAAGGTCGTCAAGAGCTTCGTCACCCAGGAGCAGTCCACCGTCGTCAACCCGAAGGCCGTCGGCGACGGCGACCACACCATGTTCGTCGCCTCCGACCACGACGACGCCAAGCGGACCGTCACCGAGCTGCTCCAGTCCTACGGCTGGACCGACATCCTCGACCTCGGCCCGCTCGTCTGCTCGCGCGGCATGGAGATGTACGCCCACATGCACTCGGCCATCGGCTTCGGGCTCGGCCAGCAGTTCGGCGGCCACTTCGGCGTCAAGGTCGTGCGCTGA